TCGGCTCGGGCGCCTCCACCGGCGCCCTCGCCCGCTACCTGCGCGAGGGATCCGAGGGGCCGGACGATGTGGAACTCGTCGGCGTGCAGCCGTACGGCAGCGTCACCTTCGGCTCCGAACACGTCGCCGACCCCGAGATCATCATCGCCGGGATCGGCAGCTCCATCCCCTTCGGCAACGTCGCGCACGAGCTGTACGACACCCTGCACTGGATCTCCTTCGACGCGGCCCTCGCCGGCAGCGTCGACCTGCTGCGGCGGCACGCGGTCTTCGCGGGCCTGTCCACCGGCGCCGGCTACCTCGCCGCCCGCCACGAACACGGGCGCGACCCCGGGCGGACGGTCCTCTTCATCGCCGCCGACACCGGCCACCGCTACGCCGACTCGGTCTACGCCCGGCACCGCGAGGCCGCCCGGCTCGCGGACCTCGCCCCGCGCGAGGTCACCGACCGGAGCGAGCTGGACCTGCCCTGGTCCCGCATGCGCTGGAACCGCGCCCCGGCCCCCTTCAGGGCCGCAGGGAGCGGGCGGTGAGGTGGGAGAGCTGGTGGGAGACGCCCTGGAGGAGGGTGGTGTGGGGCTTCCAGCCCAGGACGGCCGCGGCCTTGGAGCGGTCGGCGAGGGTGGCGTCCACGTCGCCCGCCTGGGCGGGCAGCCGGTCGACCGGCACCGCGTGCCCGGTCAGCTCCTCGACGGTGGACAGCAGGTCGAGCACGCTGGTGCTGACGCCGGCCCCGACGTTGAGCACCGTCGTGTCGAGCGGACCGGTCGCGGCGGCGAGGGCGGCGCCGACGACGTCACCGACGTACGTGAAGTCACGCGTGTGGCTGCCGTCCCCGTAGAGGTTCAGCCGCGGTCCCCCCAGCGCCGCCGTCAGGGCGCGGCCGATCAGCATGTCGGGTCGCTGGCGGGGCCCGTAGACGGTGAACAGGCGCAGCGCGACCGCGGTGACCGTGGACGCGGCCTGGCGGGCGTGGGCCAGGCAGAGCTGTTCTCCGGCGAGCTTGCTCACCGCGTAGGGGGACTCGGGGCACGGCGCCGTCTCCTCGTCGGTGGCGCCGCCGCTGTTCCCGTAGACGCTGGAGGAGGAGGCGTAGACGAGGCGGGGCACACGGGCGTCCTCGCAGGCCGACGCCACCCGTTCGGTGGCGAAGACGTTGCACGCCGTGTACTCGGCGAACCGCTCGCCCCAGGAGCCGCGGACCCCCGGCAGGGCGGCCAGGTGGAAGACCGCGTCGGCCCGCCGGAACAGGGGCACGAGCGGGGAGGTCCTCAGGTCGGCCGTCACGAAGGTGAAGTTCGGGTCGTCGAGGACGTGGCCCAGGTTGGCCGCCGCGGCCGGGTCGCGCAGAGGGGTGCGGCGGTCCACGCCGACCACGGAGATCCCGTCGGCGAGGAGGGATTCGACGAGGTGCGAGCCGATGAAGCCGGCGGCGCCCGTGACGACCGCCCTGGACAGGGTCAGGCCCTGGTCCGCCGTACTGTGCATGAACT
The Streptomyces sp. NBC_00091 genome window above contains:
- a CDS encoding pyridoxal-phosphate dependent enzyme, which produces MDQHIAESIGRPDLVRLDDGLVCLRFETMKVVSALAAVRHLLDTGAVRRGDTLLDSSSGIYAYALALACHRHGMRCHIVGSTTVDRTLRTQLAVLGATLERMEPCSDLKLDQKRRVERIHEILAEHPEYHWMRQYHDDIHYLGYRAVADRIREATGATGLTLVGGVGSGASTGALARYLREGSEGPDDVELVGVQPYGSVTFGSEHVADPEIIIAGIGSSIPFGNVAHELYDTLHWISFDAALAGSVDLLRRHAVFAGLSTGAGYLAARHEHGRDPGRTVLFIAADTGHRYADSVYARHREAARLADLAPREVTDRSELDLPWSRMRWNRAPAPFRAAGSGR
- a CDS encoding NAD-dependent epimerase/dehydratase family protein is translated as MHSTADQGLTLSRAVVTGAAGFIGSHLVESLLADGISVVGVDRRTPLRDPAAAANLGHVLDDPNFTFVTADLRTSPLVPLFRRADAVFHLAALPGVRGSWGERFAEYTACNVFATERVASACEDARVPRLVYASSSSVYGNSGGATDEETAPCPESPYAVSKLAGEQLCLAHARQAASTVTAVALRLFTVYGPRQRPDMLIGRALTAALGGPRLNLYGDGSHTRDFTYVGDVVGAALAAATGPLDTTVLNVGAGVSTSVLDLLSTVEELTGHAVPVDRLPAQAGDVDATLADRSKAAAVLGWKPHTTLLQGVSHQLSHLTARSLRP